One window of Elaeis guineensis isolate ETL-2024a chromosome 11, EG11, whole genome shotgun sequence genomic DNA carries:
- the LOC105053573 gene encoding receptor-like protein EIX2: protein MLIVLFLLYLCLGGRDGSMVERSCIESERRALLSIKGDMYDPDQWLSSWKSQDYCRWRGVGCNNITGHVVLDLSDNEISGEIPEFIENLIHLQSLDLSYNKISGEIPDAFDRLHSLHYLALSSNRITGKIPRFIGNLCKLNGLDISHNSITGELVDTIESWSKCTENKPDGRRSLQGLTSLHVGYNNLSGTIPQTLSQLSALQELDLASNSFTGHLTEAHFANLTRLHYLDLSHNSFQFWDLSNMLYLNVSHNSMTGCLPTSLGGQEYEFLDVSSNNFHGPIPGLNTFYLYTMILSNNSFSGPIPLSFAKAVKNLRYFILSRNHINGSIPQFLCNLSSLEILDLSNNNLSGGIRLFCNGLASLEVLDLSNNELFGELHHYPYKPRYGTIDSKEDNKFEHSFDSVACPVKLQSLHLRNNRLSGKLPSWLKYCRQLLVLDLSENRFSDNLPIWIGESLRSLRVLSLRLNFFNGSIPAQLSYLTSLPVLDLACNNFSGALPPSFGNLSAMKRTQNAEKPMLTDFHAYYTEGLVMTIKGIEIEYTSVLSFVISIDLSCNNLSGTIPIELVNLHGLRFLNLSNNHFTGKIPKNIGALTQLESLDLSVNNLSGMIPSTISSMCYLNHLNLSNNNLSGKIPWGNQLQTFCDPSIYSGNPDLHGWPFPWCFNGAPSKSSFQNRGQEEEHRNGDDSEMIWFQACSALGFVMGLLGFIYVLMIKRAIRIAYFHMIDKTYDYIYAQVAIRFAKLKSTLPILMNNGQGYDYLVHLTQWLKKRYLETKMQRF from the exons ATGTTGATCGTGCTCTTCCTCTTATATCTCTGCCTTGGTGGTAGAGATGGTTCCATGGTGGAGAGGAGCTGCATAGAGAGTGAAAGGAGAGCTCTACTTTCCATCAAAGGAGACATGTACGACCCTGACCAGTGGCTTTCCTCTTGGAAGAGCCAAGACTACTGCAGATGGAGGGGAGTGGGCTGCAACAATATCACTGGCCATGTG GTGCTAGATTTATCAGACAATGAGATCAGTGGAGAGATACCAGAATTCATCGAGAATCTCATCCACCTACAGTCTCTAGATCTATCATATAACAAGATCAGTGGAGAGATACCAGATGCCTTTGACAGACTTCATAGCCTACATTATTTGGCATTATCATCAAACCGCATAACCGGGAAGATACCAAGATTTATAGGGAATCTGTGTAAGCTGAATGGGCTAGATATATCTCATAACAGCATTACTGGCGAGCTTGTAGATACAATAGAAAGTTGGTCTAAGTGCACAGAAAATAAACCAGATGGGAGAAGATCTCTACAAGGCTTAACATCACTTCATGTGGGTTACAATAACTTGAGTGGAACAATCCCACAAACTCTGAGTCAGCTATCTGCACTGCAAGAGTTGGATCTCGCTTCAAATTCCTTTACAGGTCACTTGACCGAAGCCCACTTTGCCAACCTTACAAGATTACACTACTTGGATCTGTCTCACAACTCATTTCAG TTTTGGGATTTAAGTAATATGCTTTATCTGAATGTGTCCCATAATAGCATGACAGGATGCCTACCAACTTCTTTGGGAGGCCAAGAATATGAGTTTCTTGATGTGAGTTCCAACAACTTTCATGGTCCAATTCCCGGATTAAATACTTTTTACCTATACACCATGATACTATCCAACAACTCATTTTCTGGGCCAATTCCCTTGAGCTTTGCCAAAGCTGTGAAGAATCTTAGATACTTTATTTTGTCCCGTAACCATATTAATGGTAGCATCCCTCAATTCCTATGCAATCTATCTTCATTAGAAATTCTTGATCTCTCCAACAATAACTTGTCTGGTGGCATTCGGCTGTTCTGTAATGGTTTGGCTTCATTGGAAGTGCTCGATCTATCTAACAACGAGCTGTTTGGAGAACTTCATCACTATCCGTACAAACCACGATATGGAACAATTGATTCCAAGGAGGACAACAAGTTTGAGCATTCTTTCGACTCAGTGGCATGTCCTGTTAAGCTCCAATCACTTCATCTAAGAAATAATAGGCTCTCTGGAAAACTGCCTTCATGGCTGAAATATTGTAGACAATTGCTTGTTCTTGATCTTAGTGAAAATAGATTCTCAGACAACCTACCAATATGGATTGGAGAAAGCCTCAGATCACTGAGAGTTCTTTCTCTGAGGTTAAATTTCTTCAACGGCAGTATTCCAGCTCAACTATCATATCTTACTTCTCTACCAGTTTTGGACCTCGCTTGCAATAATTTTTCAGGTGCTTTGCCTCCATCGTTTGGAAATTTAAGTGCAATGAAGAGGACACAGAATGCAGAAAAACCAATGCTTACAGACTTCCATGCGTACTATACAGAGGGCTTAGTAATGACCATAAAAGGAATAGAAATTGAGTATACCAGTGTGCTTTCATTTGTGATAAGCATAGATCTCTCATGCAACAATCTTTCTGGGACGATTCCAATAGAACTGGTAAATCTCCATGGACTGCGTTTCTTGAATCTCTCTAATAATCACTTCACAGGAAAGATTCCGAAAAATATTGGTGCCTTGACACAGTTAGAATCACTTGATCTGTCGGTGAACAATCTCTCAGGCATGATTCCCTCAACTATTTCCTCCATGTGTTATTTGAATCACTTGAACTTGTCCAACAATAACTTATCAGGGAAAATTCCATGGGGAAACCAATTACAGACATTCTGTGATCCCTCCATTTATAGTGGCAATCCTGATCTTCATGGATGGCCTTTTCCATGGTGCTTTAATGGTGCCCCTTCTAAAAGTTCATTTCAAAACAGAGGACAAGAGGAGGAACATAGAAATGGTGATGACTCTGAAATGATATGGTTTCAAGCTTGCTCTGCACTGGGTTTTGTTATGGGGCTCTTGGGGTTCATCTATGTGCTCATGATCAAACGAGCTATAAGGATTGCTTATTTCCACATGATTGACAAGACGTACGATTACATCTATGCGCAAGTAGCAATAAGATTTGCCAAGTTGAAGTCCACCTTGCCCATCTTGATGAACAATGGCCAAGGATATGATTATCTCGTCCATCTCACACAATGGCTCAAGAAAAGGTACTTGGAAACCAAGATGCAAAGATTCTGA